Proteins from a single region of Methanotorris igneus Kol 5:
- a CDS encoding AI-2E family transporter, with amino-acid sequence MSIEEFKLLKRIIAIAVFLSCFYMVWPFIDVLAFSCAFAYMTKPIYDRLLPYLGKSLSALVCLLLFTIPTVILMLVVLKEILLYVQTIDTNAITNNILILLNYFGINRTSVGEFNQLLVQAWEFIKPSIKSMINQISLLPHIVIKIVMIFFTTYYFLKDGYKLKDAILYHVPEEYQYKTKIFLEYLNESYKNLFIGNAFTSLIIGIIAGIGYYLIGVPNALFLAILTGLFALLPIVGGWTVYIPLTIYYIISEDYIKALEIFIFGAVFLSTLPDFVIRPFVVKKEADLHPVLILIAFLIGPLTLGIKGFALGPMIVGALNAIFATKIKRKVEI; translated from the coding sequence ATGAGCATTGAAGAATTTAAATTATTAAAAAGAATCATTGCCATTGCCGTATTTTTATCTTGTTTTTACATGGTATGGCCATTTATTGACGTTTTAGCGTTTTCATGTGCATTTGCATATATGACAAAGCCAATATACGATAGATTGTTGCCATATCTTGGAAAATCCTTATCAGCACTTGTATGTCTATTACTTTTCACAATCCCAACGGTAATTTTAATGCTTGTGGTGTTGAAAGAGATCCTCTTGTATGTGCAAACAATCGATACTAATGCTATAACTAACAACATTCTAATATTGCTCAATTATTTTGGTATTAACAGAACTTCAGTGGGGGAGTTTAACCAACTTTTAGTTCAAGCATGGGAATTTATAAAGCCGTCAATTAAGAGCATGATAAACCAAATTTCTCTCCTCCCCCATATAGTAATAAAAATTGTTATGATTTTTTTCACAACATACTACTTCCTCAAAGATGGATACAAACTTAAAGATGCCATATTATATCATGTTCCAGAAGAATATCAATACAAAACAAAAATATTTTTGGAGTATCTAAATGAATCATACAAAAATTTATTCATTGGAAATGCTTTCACTTCATTGATAATTGGTATTATTGCTGGGATAGGATATTATTTAATTGGTGTTCCAAATGCGTTATTTTTGGCTATATTGACGGGATTGTTTGCATTGCTTCCTATCGTTGGGGGCTGGACGGTTTATATTCCACTCACAATATACTACATTATAAGTGAAGATTATATAAAAGCATTAGAAATCTTCATTTTTGGGGCAGTATTTCTTTCTACATTACCAGACTTTGTTATAAGACCATTTGTTGTTAAAAAAGAAGCGGACTTACACCCAGTTTTAATACTAATAGCATTTTTAATAGGGCCTTTGACACTCGGCATAAAAGGGTTTGCCTTAGGACCTATGATTGTTGGGGCATTGAATGCAATATTTGCCACAAAAATAAAGAGAAAAGTTGAGATATAA
- a CDS encoding YecA family protein, which yields MKNPSPKTTEELLKELAKRKIVVNKELIKEIVKREDAPKEILRLINELNEISDMWFPIHAIYILGLIRTKEALNTLKYIIKNFDIDDFVGDLPDVFYNFGAEYFDDIKEIVLDESYDEYIRLNAFESLFMMEDVDRNKLLEFSKEVFNKLLKGDKVSDNVKCFMAGLMLTLEDKDKGFCSEVFNFIVDVIKEYNERNKHSFFKLHIDDVLYYKEENDWKKPKDLWEFYHPKNLLHLFEVNYGKLSKIDKYGPCICGSGKKFSDCCLKYLKE from the coding sequence ATGAAAAACCCATCTCCAAAAACAACAGAAGAACTTTTAAAAGAACTTGCTAAAAGAAAGATTGTAGTTAATAAGGAACTAATTAAAGAGATAGTTAAAAGAGAAGACGCTCCAAAAGAAATTTTGAGATTAATTAATGAACTTAATGAAATAAGCGATATGTGGTTTCCAATACATGCAATATATATCCTTGGGTTAATAAGGACTAAAGAGGCACTTAACACTTTAAAATACATTATAAAGAACTTTGACATTGATGATTTTGTTGGTGACCTGCCTGATGTATTTTACAACTTTGGTGCAGAGTATTTTGATGACATAAAAGAAATAGTTTTAGATGAAAGTTATGATGAATATATTAGATTAAATGCATTCGAGTCCTTATTTATGATGGAAGATGTTGATAGAAATAAATTATTGGAATTCTCAAAAGAAGTTTTTAATAAGTTGTTAAAGGGGGATAAAGTTAGTGATAATGTCAAATGTTTCATGGCTGGGCTCATGCTTACTTTGGAAGATAAAGATAAGGGCTTTTGTTCAGAGGTTTTTAATTTTATAGTTGATGTTATTAAAGAATACAATGAACGCAATAAGCATAGTTTCTTTAAGCTTCATATAGATGATGTTTTATACTACAAAGAAGAAAATGATTGGAAAAAACCAAAAGACCTTTGGGAGTTTTACCATCCAAAAAATTTACTTCATCTTTTTGAAGTAAACTATGGTAAATTAAGCAAAATAGATAAGTATGGACCTTGTATATGCGGTTCTGGAAAAAAGTTTAGTGATTGTTGTTTGAAGTATTTAAAAGAGTAA
- the ilvC gene encoding ketol-acid reductoisomerase, with product MVKIFYDKDATFDAVKDKTIAVIGYGSQGRAQSLNMEDSGLNVIVGLRPNGASWNKAINDGHEVMTIEEAAEKADIIHILIPDEVQPKVYNEQIKPYLKEGKTLSFSHGYNIHFGLIRPPEGVNVIMVAPKSPGAMVRKTYEEGFGVPGLVCVEKDYTGDALDIALGMAKGIGLTRAGVILTTFREETETDLFGEQVVLCGGVTELIKAAFETLVEAGYAPEMAYFETCHELKLIVDLIYQKGLQGMWNDVSNTAEYGGLTRRSRIINEQSREEMRKILKEIQTGEFAKEWALENIAGAPKLNALRRLEKEHLIEKVGKDLRKMCGLQKDE from the coding sequence ATGGTAAAGATATTCTATGATAAAGATGCTACATTTGATGCTGTAAAAGACAAAACTATAGCAGTTATTGGTTATGGTAGCCAAGGAAGAGCACAATCCTTAAACATGGAAGATAGTGGGTTAAATGTAATCGTTGGTTTAAGACCAAATGGGGCATCATGGAACAAAGCAATAAATGATGGACATGAAGTAATGACAATAGAAGAAGCAGCAGAGAAAGCTGACATCATCCACATCCTTATACCAGATGAAGTTCAACCAAAAGTTTACAATGAGCAAATAAAACCCTACCTAAAAGAAGGAAAAACATTAAGTTTCTCACACGGTTACAACATCCACTTTGGATTAATTAGGCCTCCAGAAGGGGTTAACGTTATCATGGTTGCTCCAAAATCACCAGGGGCAATGGTAAGAAAAACATACGAAGAAGGATTTGGTGTCCCAGGTTTAGTTTGTGTTGAGAAAGATTACACTGGAGATGCATTAGATATAGCATTAGGTATGGCAAAAGGTATTGGTTTAACAAGAGCAGGAGTTATTTTAACAACATTCAGAGAAGAAACAGAGACAGATTTATTCGGAGAGCAAGTTGTTTTATGTGGAGGGGTTACAGAGTTAATTAAAGCGGCATTTGAAACACTTGTTGAGGCAGGTTATGCTCCTGAAATGGCATACTTTGAAACATGCCACGAGTTGAAGTTGATTGTTGATTTGATTTACCAGAAAGGATTACAAGGTATGTGGAATGATGTTTCAAATACAGCAGAATATGGTGGATTAACAAGAAGATCAAGAATCATCAACGAGCAATCAAGAGAAGAAATGAGAAAAATATTAAAAGAAATACAAACAGGAGAATTCGCAAAAGAGTGGGCTTTAGAAAATATCGCTGGTGCTCCAAAATTAAACGCATTGAGGAGATTGGAAAAAGAGCACTTAATTGAAAAAGTTGGAAAAGATTTAAGAAAAATGTGTGGATTGCAAAAAGATGAATAA
- the ilvN gene encoding acetolactate synthase small subunit, which yields MEHKHVISALVLHKPGVLQRISGLFTRRGFNIASITVGITENPEIARMTIVVKGDDKVLEQVIKQLNKLIDVIKVSDMDEKKTVQRELCLIKVYAPTESAKSQVIQYTNIFRGKIVDLSAETLTVEITGDEDKINAFIDLVRPLGIKEMARTGPTALMRGPKILKPKK from the coding sequence ATGGAACATAAACATGTCATATCAGCATTAGTTTTGCATAAACCTGGGGTCTTGCAAAGGATTTCAGGATTGTTTACAAGGAGAGGTTTTAATATTGCAAGTATAACTGTTGGAATTACCGAAAATCCTGAAATAGCAAGGATGACAATTGTCGTTAAAGGGGATGACAAAGTCCTTGAGCAAGTAATAAAACAACTAAATAAACTTATTGATGTCATAAAAGTTAGCGACATGGATGAAAAAAAGACAGTCCAAAGGGAGCTCTGCTTAATAAAGGTATATGCCCCAACAGAAAGTGCAAAGTCCCAAGTTATCCAATACACAAACATATTCAGAGGAAAAATTGTTGATTTAAGTGCAGAAACTTTAACGGTTGAGATTACTGGGGACGAGGATAAAATAAATGCATTCATTGATTTGGTTAGACCTTTAGGCATAAAAGAGATGGCAAGAACAGGGCCAACAGCACTCATGAGAGGGCCAAAGATACTAAAGCCAAAGAAATAA
- a CDS encoding acetolactate synthase large subunit: MKGAEAIIKALEAEGVKILFGYPGGAMLPFYDALYESDLIHILTRHEQAAAHAADGFARASGEPGVCVSTSGPGATNLVTGIATAYADSSPVIALTGQVPTHLIGNDAFQEIDALGLFMPITKHNFQIQKPEDIPATFRAAFEIATTGRPGPVHIDLPKDVQEKEFDIEKYPIPATVDLPGYKPTTVGHPLQIKKAAKLIAEAERPVIIAGGGVNIANASEELIRLAELARIPVCTTLMGKGSFPEDHPLSLGMVGMHGTKAANYCVTESDVLIAIGCRFSDRITGDIKAFAPYAKIIHIDIDPAEIGKNVRVDVPIVGDAKIVLRDLIANLMRCEIKNKESWMERVNELKKASIPFMDYDDKPIKPQRIVKELMEALKEIDPNLKKTIITTDVGQNQMWVAHYFKVKNPRTFLSSGGLGTMGFGFPAAIGAKVAKPNYNVISITGDGGFLMNSQELATIKEYDIPIVICIFDNRTLGMVYQWQNLYYGKRQCEVHLGESPDFVKLAESYGIKGRRITEPGEIKEALLEAIKSNEPYLLDFVIDPAEALSMVPPGGRLTNIIQPVREEPKIRRACFEDIKNVRAEVKE, encoded by the coding sequence ATGAAAGGAGCAGAAGCAATTATAAAAGCATTAGAGGCAGAGGGAGTTAAGATACTCTTTGGATATCCAGGAGGAGCAATGTTACCTTTTTATGATGCATTATATGAGAGCGACTTAATCCACATCTTAACGAGACACGAACAAGCAGCAGCGCATGCAGCAGATGGTTTTGCAAGAGCAAGTGGAGAGCCAGGGGTTTGTGTATCAACTTCTGGTCCTGGAGCTACGAATTTAGTCACTGGAATAGCTACAGCTTATGCAGACAGTTCCCCAGTTATAGCATTGACAGGACAAGTTCCTACCCATTTGATTGGTAATGATGCATTCCAAGAGATAGATGCACTTGGCTTATTTATGCCAATCACGAAACATAACTTTCAAATTCAAAAGCCAGAGGATATTCCAGCAACATTTAGGGCAGCATTTGAGATAGCAACAACTGGAAGACCTGGACCAGTTCATATTGACTTACCAAAGGATGTGCAGGAGAAGGAATTTGACATAGAAAAATACCCAATCCCCGCAACCGTTGATTTACCAGGCTACAAACCAACAACTGTTGGACACCCACTTCAAATAAAAAAAGCAGCCAAATTAATCGCTGAGGCGGAGAGGCCTGTAATTATTGCTGGTGGTGGAGTAAATATTGCAAATGCAAGTGAAGAACTTATTAGATTGGCAGAACTTGCAAGAATTCCTGTATGTACAACATTGATGGGTAAAGGTAGCTTCCCAGAAGATCACCCATTGTCTCTTGGAATGGTTGGAATGCATGGAACAAAAGCAGCAAATTACTGTGTTACTGAGAGTGATGTCTTAATAGCAATTGGTTGTAGGTTCTCAGATAGGATAACAGGAGATATAAAGGCATTTGCTCCATATGCAAAGATAATCCACATTGATATTGACCCTGCAGAAATTGGAAAGAATGTTAGAGTTGATGTTCCAATAGTTGGGGATGCAAAGATTGTCTTGAGGGATTTAATAGCTAATTTAATGAGATGTGAAATTAAGAATAAAGAATCATGGATGGAAAGAGTTAACGAATTAAAAAAGGCATCAATTCCATTTATGGACTATGATGACAAACCAATAAAGCCCCAAAGAATAGTTAAGGAGTTAATGGAAGCATTAAAGGAAATTGACCCAAATTTAAAGAAAACCATCATAACAACAGATGTTGGGCAAAACCAGATGTGGGTTGCACACTACTTCAAAGTTAAAAACCCAAGAACATTCTTATCCTCTGGTGGTTTAGGAACAATGGGCTTTGGATTCCCTGCTGCAATAGGGGCAAAAGTTGCCAAACCAAACTATAACGTTATTTCAATAACAGGAGACGGCGGATTTTTAATGAACTCCCAAGAACTCGCTACAATAAAAGAATATGATATACCAATTGTAATATGTATTTTTGACAACAGAACACTTGGAATGGTCTATCAGTGGCAAAACCTATACTATGGAAAGAGACAGTGTGAAGTTCATTTAGGAGAGAGCCCTGACTTCGTTAAATTGGCAGAGAGTTATGGCATAAAAGGAAGAAGAATAACTGAGCCAGGAGAAATAAAAGAGGCATTATTGGAAGCAATAAAAAGTAACGAACCATATCTATTGGACTTTGTAATAGACCCAGCAGAGGCATTATCAATGGTTCCTCCAGGGGGCAGGTTAACTAACATCATTCAGCCAGTTAGGGAAGAACCAAAAATAAGAAGAGCTTGCTTTGAGGATATAAAGAATGTTAGGGCAGAAGTTAAGGAATAA
- a CDS encoding MTH1187 family thiamine-binding protein yields MVVAEVSIVPIGEGPSVSKYVKKAIEVFKKYNLKVEPHAMGTVLEGDLEEILEAFKEAHREVLKDSKRVLSTLKIDERTDKENTIERKLRAIGIE; encoded by the coding sequence ATGGTAGTTGCAGAGGTTTCAATAGTCCCAATAGGGGAGGGGCCAAGTGTCTCAAAGTATGTTAAAAAGGCTATAGAGGTTTTTAAAAAATACAACTTAAAAGTAGAGCCGCATGCTATGGGAACAGTTTTGGAAGGAGATTTAGAGGAGATTTTGGAGGCTTTTAAGGAGGCACATAGGGAAGTTTTAAAGGATTCAAAGAGAGTGTTGAGTACTTTAAAAATAGACGAAAGAACAGATAAAGAAAATACCATAGAGAGGAAATTAAGAGCAATAGGGATAGAATGA
- a CDS encoding carbamoyltransferase C-terminal domain-containing protein: MILGICDGHNASASIIDGNKILYAISEERFTRKKNQRGFPKNSIEYILKNANIDDIKAIAVGGIFRKGNRLRTLKEFQERMQIPMLYFHHHLCHAALYQLSNFKECIVLTIDGGGDGLSATVSIANKNGLEVIAQSDLIDSVGDFYASITELLGFKPMEDEGKVMCLSSYGDIYAKSKGFCGSSLRSDDDIDLKVIDYNPKTKSFKNYLGVIGYEATKALKKLIGYDDSFEFKVKVSKYAQRTLENVVLKLIRSFVDEMGIENVVFSGGVAQNVKLNMKIREIANIYVPPFMGDEGLCVGASLLMKKCRIDLKDTYLGIKIDNDEIANKLESIKDKYKIRYLEEKEIPEVVGDLIANNKIVCICKGKMEFGPRALGNRSVIALPTKENAEKINKMLKRNEFMPFAPTILYEHVDEYLENPTYSPFMTMLFKVKEENKEKINGVVHVDGTTRPQTLKREINPTYYDIISYVFDLKGVPAVLNTSFNMHGEPIVGTVDDALRTFKYVGDALLLGNYLIEKI; encoded by the coding sequence ATGATATTGGGAATATGTGATGGCCACAATGCAAGCGCCTCAATAATAGACGGCAACAAAATCCTCTATGCAATAAGTGAAGAGAGATTCACGAGAAAAAAGAATCAACGTGGATTTCCAAAAAATAGTATAGAGTATATTTTAAAAAATGCCAATATTGATGACATCAAAGCTATTGCAGTTGGAGGAATTTTTAGAAAGGGGAATAGGTTAAGGACATTAAAAGAATTCCAAGAAAGGATGCAAATCCCCATGCTCTACTTCCACCACCACCTTTGTCATGCCGCTCTATATCAACTATCTAATTTTAAAGAGTGTATAGTTCTCACTATAGATGGGGGAGGGGACGGGTTATCAGCAACTGTCTCTATTGCAAATAAAAATGGTTTGGAAGTTATTGCACAGAGTGATTTAATAGATTCTGTTGGTGATTTCTACGCCTCAATAACTGAACTTTTAGGATTTAAGCCAATGGAGGATGAAGGTAAAGTTATGTGTCTCTCTTCTTATGGTGACATTTATGCAAAATCAAAAGGATTTTGCGGCTCTTCGCTTCGCTCCGATGATGATATTGATTTAAAGGTTATCGATTACAACCCAAAAACCAAATCCTTCAAAAACTACTTGGGAGTTATTGGGTATGAGGCAACAAAGGCATTAAAAAAACTTATTGGTTATGATGATTCATTTGAATTTAAAGTTAAGGTTTCAAAATATGCTCAAAGAACTTTAGAAAATGTTGTTTTGAAGTTGATTAGAAGTTTTGTTGATGAAATGGGCATTGAGAATGTTGTTTTTAGTGGTGGAGTTGCCCAAAATGTTAAGTTGAATATGAAAATTAGGGAAATTGCTAATATCTATGTTCCGCCTTTTATGGGGGATGAAGGTTTGTGTGTTGGCGCATCTCTCTTAATGAAAAAATGTAGGATTGATTTAAAAGATACATATTTGGGGATTAAAATAGATAACGATGAAATTGCTAATAAATTGGAAAGTATTAAAGATAAATACAAAATAAGATATTTAGAGGAAAAGGAGATTCCTGAGGTTGTTGGAGATTTAATTGCAAATAATAAAATCGTCTGCATCTGCAAAGGAAAAATGGAGTTTGGTCCAAGAGCATTGGGAAATAGGAGCGTAATTGCACTTCCAACAAAAGAAAATGCTGAAAAAATCAATAAAATGCTTAAAAGAAATGAATTCATGCCATTTGCTCCAACGATTTTATATGAGCATGTTGATGAATACTTAGAAAATCCCACATACAGTCCATTTATGACGATGTTGTTTAAAGTTAAAGAAGAAAATAAGGAGAAAATTAATGGGGTTGTTCATGTTGATGGGACAACAAGACCGCAAACATTAAAAAGAGAGATTAATCCTACTTACTATGATATTATAAGTTATGTTTTTGACTTGAAAGGAGTCCCAGCTGTGTTGAATACAAGTTTTAACATGCACGGAGAACCAATTGTTGGAACAGTAGACGATGCTTTAAGGACATTTAAGTATGTTGGAGAT